One region of Bosea sp. 29B genomic DNA includes:
- a CDS encoding Gp138 family membrane-puncturing spike protein: protein MSIDIRERMPSLGELITAAVDKAKSQMVTSLPVKVVSYDPEKQTIKAQITVKAYVQQEDGSTKAVDYPQLEDVPVQFPGGGDQVMTFPIKEGDEGLVSFSSRSVDSWQQSGGDQAPQDAGMNNLSSGFFQPGFRSEPSAKKLTGVSTSAVEMRSVDGNTRVSVSQAGGMSVATNKAVSVTAAQGVTMSGGAGDINFTGTLKVTGEIELNGIKLSLHKHTGVVPGGGTSTGPTN, encoded by the coding sequence ATGTCGATCGATATCCGCGAGCGCATGCCGTCGCTTGGCGAGCTGATCACGGCTGCCGTTGATAAGGCGAAGTCGCAGATGGTGACCTCGCTGCCGGTGAAGGTCGTCAGCTACGACCCAGAAAAGCAGACCATCAAGGCCCAGATCACCGTCAAGGCCTATGTCCAGCAGGAGGACGGCTCCACCAAAGCCGTCGACTATCCGCAACTGGAGGACGTGCCGGTCCAGTTCCCTGGCGGCGGAGATCAGGTGATGACCTTCCCGATCAAGGAAGGCGACGAAGGCCTCGTGAGCTTCTCCTCTCGCTCGGTGGACAGTTGGCAACAGAGCGGCGGCGACCAGGCCCCGCAGGACGCCGGCATGAACAATCTCTCGTCAGGGTTCTTTCAGCCGGGCTTCCGATCAGAGCCGTCGGCGAAAAAGCTGACTGGCGTCTCCACTTCCGCAGTCGAGATGCGCAGCGTGGACGGCAACACACGCGTCAGCGTCTCCCAGGCTGGCGGCATGAGCGTCGCGACCAACAAGGCCGTGTCAGTTACGGCCGCGCAGGGCGTCACGATGTCTGGCGGGGCAGGGGACATCAATTTCACCGGAACGCTGAAGGTGACCGGCGAGATCGAGCTCAACGGCATCAAGCTATCGCTGCACAAGCACACCGGCGTCGTGCCCGGTGGCGGCACTTCGACAGGCCCGACGAACTGA
- a CDS encoding DUF2612 domain-containing protein, giving the protein MASVDDYLALITAYHRGKPKFSAMVRAIVEPFVAIQDFIAHLPIDFDLDVAIGVQLDVVGEWVGRSRFIETPIPNVYFTLDDPLRGFNLGVWKGPYDNDVGIVRLDDETYRTLLRAKIAANNWDGTLGTAKEALSIIFPAGDTLLFVLDNQDMSMTFGMAGRIPSILFMSLLSRGYVPLKPEGVRAIYAVTSVDDAPLFGFDVQNEFISGFDAGAWAVSPEFYFDA; this is encoded by the coding sequence ATGGCCTCCGTCGACGACTACCTGGCGCTGATCACGGCCTATCACCGTGGGAAGCCGAAGTTCTCTGCGATGGTCCGCGCGATCGTCGAACCGTTTGTCGCGATCCAGGATTTCATTGCTCATCTGCCTATCGACTTCGACCTCGACGTTGCGATCGGCGTGCAGCTCGATGTCGTCGGCGAGTGGGTAGGGCGATCTCGGTTCATCGAGACGCCGATCCCGAACGTCTACTTCACGCTGGATGACCCGCTCCGCGGCTTCAATCTCGGTGTCTGGAAAGGGCCGTACGACAACGACGTCGGCATCGTCAGGCTCGACGACGAGACCTATCGGACACTGCTGCGCGCCAAGATCGCGGCGAACAACTGGGATGGAACGCTCGGCACGGCGAAAGAAGCCCTGTCGATCATCTTCCCAGCCGGAGACACGCTCCTCTTCGTCCTCGACAACCAGGACATGAGCATGACGTTCGGCATGGCCGGGCGCATACCTTCCATCCTGTTCATGAGCCTGCTGTCGCGTGGCTACGTCCCGCTGAAGCCAGAGGGGGTGAGGGCGATCTACGCCGTCACCAGCGTCGATGACGCCCCGCTCTTCGGCTTCGACGTCCAGAACGAATTCATCTCCGGCTTCGACGCGGGCGCCTGGGCCGTCTCGCCGGAATTCTACTTCGATGCCTGA
- a CDS encoding phage baseplate protein yields MALIDGGYALLSDPSTQIAHFIPDASLREVGRNDYAITDHPVETGAVVSDHAIQLPPSVEINCVFSGSPHGEDYPNRLLINLLLFQKKRQPIDVYTVRRHYANMLIQSVSHTTDKNTSTVLMATIRCRRIMIVSTKTTSTKEAGKESQQSPEKTASTEKTGSQQMKSSNTSGFAGPSQRA; encoded by the coding sequence ATGGCCCTGATCGACGGCGGGTACGCGCTGCTCAGCGACCCATCGACCCAGATCGCGCATTTCATCCCGGACGCTTCGCTGCGCGAGGTCGGACGGAACGACTATGCGATCACCGATCACCCGGTCGAAACCGGCGCGGTCGTTTCCGATCACGCGATTCAGCTTCCGCCATCGGTCGAGATCAACTGTGTCTTCTCTGGCTCCCCGCACGGCGAAGACTACCCGAACCGGCTGCTGATCAACCTCCTGCTTTTCCAGAAGAAGCGCCAGCCGATCGACGTCTACACGGTGCGCAGGCACTACGCGAACATGCTCATCCAGAGCGTTTCGCATACGACCGACAAGAACACCTCAACCGTGCTCATGGCGACGATCCGCTGCCGCCGCATCATGATCGTCAGCACCAAGACGACCTCGACCAAAGAGGCCGGCAAGGAAAGCCAGCAGTCGCCGGAAAAGACGGCGTCGACGGAGAAGACCGGATCTCAACAGATGAAGAGCTCGAACACATCGGGCTTCGCCGGCCCCAGCCAGCGGGCGTGA
- a CDS encoding baseplate J/gp47 family protein, with protein sequence MALPVCTIDENGIHKPDYEEARAYFVEAFQGIFGQDIYVDPDSQDGQHLAILSSAVNDANAMAVEVYNSFSPSSGRGAGLSSIVKINGIKRRVASFSTVDLLITGQAGTTITDGVATDGNGNRWALPASVTIPPDGDIVVTATSKALGAVTAAANTITTIGTPTRGWQDVTNPAVATPGAPVENDAQLRIRQSVSTAIPSLTVFEGTMGAVASILGVSRYRGYENDSDATDSDGIPGHTISIVVDGGDAQAIGEAIAAKKAPGTGTFGTTSVDVIDEYGVTRAIKFFRPTSVGIKAEITLTPRQGYSAVIEAQIKQTVVDYINAIRIGDDVVRSKLYLPANLFGGTGSQSFDIGNLQIAKLADPLGTADIAIAFNQAAAASIANISIVS encoded by the coding sequence ATGGCGTTGCCTGTCTGCACGATCGACGAAAACGGCATCCACAAGCCCGATTATGAGGAGGCGAGGGCCTACTTCGTCGAGGCCTTCCAAGGCATCTTCGGTCAGGACATCTATGTCGATCCCGACAGCCAGGATGGGCAGCACCTCGCCATCCTCTCTTCGGCGGTCAACGACGCCAATGCGATGGCCGTCGAGGTCTACAACTCGTTCTCGCCGTCGTCCGGCCGGGGCGCTGGCTTGTCGTCCATCGTCAAGATCAACGGCATCAAGCGGCGCGTCGCATCGTTCTCGACCGTCGATCTGCTGATCACCGGGCAGGCCGGCACAACGATCACGGATGGTGTTGCGACCGACGGAAATGGCAACCGCTGGGCGCTGCCCGCATCCGTCACGATCCCGCCCGACGGCGACATCGTCGTCACCGCGACCAGCAAGGCGCTGGGGGCGGTCACCGCGGCTGCAAACACGATCACGACCATCGGCACGCCGACGCGTGGCTGGCAGGATGTCACCAACCCCGCCGTGGCAACGCCGGGCGCTCCGGTCGAGAACGACGCCCAGCTGCGCATTCGCCAGTCGGTTTCGACCGCTATTCCTTCGCTGACAGTGTTCGAAGGGACGATGGGCGCGGTTGCTTCGATCCTCGGTGTCTCGCGCTACCGCGGGTACGAGAACGATTCGGACGCGACCGACAGCGACGGTATCCCCGGTCACACGATCTCGATCGTTGTCGATGGCGGCGATGCGCAGGCGATCGGCGAGGCCATTGCTGCCAAGAAGGCGCCGGGAACCGGTACCTTCGGCACGACCTCGGTCGACGTCATCGACGAGTATGGCGTCACCCGCGCAATCAAGTTCTTCCGCCCGACCAGCGTAGGCATCAAGGCCGAGATCACCCTGACGCCTCGGCAGGGGTATTCGGCGGTGATCGAGGCGCAGATCAAGCAGACGGTCGTCGACTATATCAACGCCATCCGCATCGGCGACGATGTCGTCCGGTCCAAGCTCTATCTGCCAGCGAACCTCTTCGGAGGCACTGGATCGCAGAGCTTCGACATCGGCAACCTGCAGATCGCCAAGCTTGCCGACCCGCTCGGTACCGCGGACATCGCCATCGCCTTCAACCAGGCGGCGGCGGCCTCGATCGCCAACATCTCGATCGTCAGCTGA
- a CDS encoding phage tail assembly chaperone, translating to MDLQRWPHRVPARHRHAFGDLMLSAPLEFNLAGHTYKAGRLDAMTQLHVVRRLAPILTTLRSVAEDGAGGNVSPEAALQRAVEALGEVSDNAVEYVIARSMERVQRKIDGDRGWVPAWNKVAGKPQFDDIGGIHLLTIASRVVMNELGPFFDGLASNLTGDSPA from the coding sequence ATGGACCTTCAACGCTGGCCGCATCGAGTACCTGCTCGGCACCGGCACGCCTTCGGTGATCTGATGCTGAGCGCGCCCCTCGAATTCAACCTTGCCGGCCACACCTACAAAGCTGGTCGGCTCGATGCGATGACACAGCTCCATGTCGTTCGCCGGCTGGCACCGATCCTGACTACGCTGCGCTCGGTGGCGGAAGATGGGGCGGGCGGGAACGTTTCGCCCGAAGCTGCACTCCAGCGAGCGGTGGAGGCGCTGGGTGAGGTGTCCGACAATGCCGTCGAGTATGTCATCGCTCGCAGCATGGAGCGTGTGCAGCGCAAGATCGATGGTGATCGTGGCTGGGTTCCGGCCTGGAACAAGGTGGCCGGCAAGCCGCAGTTCGACGATATCGGTGGCATCCATCTCCTGACTATCGCATCGCGTGTCGTCATGAACGAGCTCGGCCCTTTTTTCGACGGGCTGGCGTCGAATTTGACCGGCGACAGCCCGGCCTGA
- a CDS encoding peptidoglycan-binding protein codes for MTIAEIQRALVALGFSVAVDGRFGEESRAAIRFFQQCYGLHADGIPGPQTQAALKQALAAPKPGRPEPDKSAMAAPAPVPQRLGTAAAAPPPNVASLQLLDTARPVAEIIWHCTATPEGKDFTVADVRAWHKARGWSDIGYHYVVYRDGRIMLGRPVGQIGAHCEGHNTGTIGCSYIGGLSADGKTAKDTRTSAQRASMLWLTQQLSAKHRGIKRVSGHNQYANKACPSFDVRKDDLGRLI; via the coding sequence ATGACGATCGCTGAAATTCAGCGGGCGCTGGTCGCGCTTGGATTTTCGGTTGCTGTCGACGGCCGCTTTGGCGAAGAGAGCCGAGCCGCCATCAGGTTTTTCCAGCAGTGCTATGGGCTTCACGCCGATGGCATACCTGGCCCGCAGACGCAGGCCGCGCTGAAGCAGGCGCTGGCGGCGCCGAAGCCCGGCCGGCCGGAACCGGACAAGAGCGCAATGGCCGCGCCGGCGCCTGTCCCGCAGCGGCTCGGCACTGCCGCTGCGGCGCCGCCTCCCAATGTCGCCAGTCTGCAGCTGCTCGACACGGCGCGGCCCGTCGCGGAGATCATCTGGCATTGCACCGCCACGCCCGAAGGCAAAGACTTCACGGTCGCTGATGTCCGCGCCTGGCACAAGGCGCGGGGCTGGTCCGACATCGGCTACCACTATGTCGTCTATCGCGACGGCCGGATCATGCTCGGCCGGCCGGTTGGGCAGATCGGCGCCCATTGCGAGGGGCATAACACCGGCACGATCGGCTGCAGCTACATCGGCGGCCTCTCCGCCGACGGCAAAACCGCCAAGGACACTCGCACGTCGGCGCAGCGCGCTTCCATGCTCTGGCTGACGCAGCAGCTCTCCGCCAAGCATCGCGGCATCAAGCGCGTCTCCGGCCACAACCAGTACGCCAACAAGGCATGCCCGAGCTTCGACGTCCGCAAGGACGATCTCGGCCGCCTCATCTGA
- a CDS encoding phage tail tip lysozyme — protein sequence MAGDVIKEFLVSLGFRVEPGQEKKFSGAVTTATNSVVALGKAAAVASAAVSAAVVKISRSFDSLYWQAQRTQTTVSQIKAVSYAVSQLGGSAESAGSSIETFGKNLKWNPGFEGFLKQIGVVTRENGKLRDSVALLKDFANTIKGRSRAEQMGLAEFAGVDLKTLEALQNGQLAKRMAEHSATLKRLGVDEDEAARKANALQVALGKLSDTLGGIGTLLLDRFGPGLTGTFEKLDEFLVQNSDKIVAFFDKLGKVASELAGIFEKLLEVLGPLWQKFDNLTQSIAGVDGLTAALVALIGLKVSGWLLGVAAAIAKVGTAASVALLGGSLGKFLRLFGIGGAIALGMSPTEANGGEDQEIARRRAAGTFGPASPGDLEADAAKRQQGQSKDTSLWGKVKRWWRGGGDPSNGAATAPKGSAAKLAAAQESYDFWRSKGLSHEAASGLVANEEAESAFNPNARGDGGRAHGLYQHHPDRRANILRGTGIDMSSADARQQREGAYWEMTKGQERKTWNMLQGVTSAGEAGAIVSREYERPADRAGEANKRAAAANGWSARLQQQSTEVTPSAAGSGGQAEAYRRKTGRDLQSDINSKDPYVRDWAAKEAGLTPNSKDDGGSVKMPSFGDRVREADRQTAMGRVQSYEDAIAQAGANVGKIDGGGLGGNGASLTPPPGSTAGTTVTVNQENHVSVTGSGDPHDTAQQIGNTQRDVNAGMVRDLKGAVR from the coding sequence ATGGCCGGTGACGTCATCAAGGAGTTTCTGGTCTCGCTCGGCTTCCGGGTTGAGCCAGGGCAGGAAAAGAAGTTCTCCGGCGCCGTCACGACCGCGACGAATTCGGTCGTTGCGCTGGGAAAAGCCGCTGCCGTCGCGTCTGCTGCCGTTTCGGCCGCGGTCGTCAAGATCAGCCGTTCGTTCGACAGCCTGTATTGGCAGGCGCAGCGCACGCAGACGACCGTCTCGCAGATCAAGGCCGTCAGCTATGCCGTCTCGCAGCTCGGGGGCTCGGCCGAGAGCGCCGGGTCGTCGATCGAGACATTCGGCAAGAACCTGAAGTGGAACCCCGGGTTTGAGGGGTTCCTGAAGCAGATCGGCGTCGTCACCCGCGAGAACGGCAAGCTTCGCGACAGCGTGGCGCTGCTGAAGGACTTCGCCAACACCATCAAGGGCCGCAGCCGCGCGGAACAGATGGGGCTGGCCGAGTTCGCCGGCGTCGACCTGAAGACGCTGGAAGCGCTCCAGAACGGCCAACTCGCAAAGCGAATGGCGGAGCACTCCGCCACACTGAAGCGACTCGGGGTCGATGAGGACGAGGCGGCCCGCAAGGCGAACGCGCTGCAGGTCGCGCTCGGCAAGCTCTCCGATACGCTTGGCGGCATCGGTACGTTGCTGCTCGATCGGTTTGGGCCGGGCCTGACCGGCACGTTCGAGAAGCTCGACGAGTTTCTTGTCCAGAACTCCGACAAGATCGTCGCCTTCTTCGACAAGCTCGGCAAGGTGGCCTCGGAGCTGGCCGGCATCTTCGAAAAGCTCCTCGAGGTGCTGGGTCCGCTCTGGCAGAAGTTCGACAACCTCACGCAGTCCATCGCCGGCGTCGACGGCCTCACGGCCGCGCTCGTCGCACTGATAGGCCTCAAGGTGTCCGGCTGGCTCCTCGGTGTCGCGGCAGCTATCGCGAAAGTCGGGACGGCCGCGTCGGTCGCGCTGCTCGGTGGCTCGCTCGGCAAGTTTCTCCGCCTGTTCGGTATCGGCGGCGCCATCGCGCTCGGCATGTCGCCGACGGAGGCTAATGGCGGAGAGGACCAGGAGATCGCTCGTCGTCGGGCTGCCGGTACGTTCGGGCCGGCCAGTCCGGGCGATCTGGAAGCTGATGCTGCCAAGCGCCAGCAGGGCCAGAGCAAGGACACGTCGCTTTGGGGCAAGGTGAAGCGCTGGTGGCGCGGTGGCGGAGACCCTTCGAATGGCGCAGCTACGGCGCCGAAGGGGAGCGCTGCTAAGTTGGCGGCGGCGCAAGAGTCCTATGATTTCTGGCGAAGCAAGGGCCTTTCTCACGAAGCTGCTTCAGGCCTCGTGGCAAACGAGGAAGCTGAGTCGGCGTTCAACCCTAACGCCCGAGGCGACGGAGGCCGTGCGCACGGTCTCTATCAGCATCATCCCGATCGCCGTGCCAACATCCTAAGGGGAACCGGCATCGACATGTCCTCAGCCGACGCGCGGCAACAGCGTGAAGGCGCTTATTGGGAGATGACGAAAGGCCAAGAGCGCAAAACCTGGAATATGCTCCAGGGCGTGACTTCAGCTGGAGAGGCCGGCGCTATCGTTTCGCGGGAATATGAGCGCCCGGCTGATCGCGCGGGGGAGGCTAACAAGCGGGCGGCTGCTGCCAACGGCTGGTCCGCTCGCCTTCAGCAGCAATCGACGGAAGTAACGCCGTCGGCAGCAGGCTCAGGCGGCCAGGCGGAGGCCTATCGCCGAAAGACTGGCCGCGACCTCCAGTCAGACATCAATTCGAAAGACCCCTATGTCCGTGACTGGGCTGCGAAAGAAGCCGGGCTCACCCCGAACTCCAAGGATGACGGCGGCTCGGTCAAGATGCCGAGTTTCGGCGATCGGGTGCGCGAGGCGGATCGGCAGACCGCCATGGGCCGCGTGCAGTCCTATGAAGACGCTATCGCGCAGGCCGGTGCAAACGTGGGTAAGATCGACGGTGGCGGCCTGGGCGGCAACGGCGCGTCTCTGACACCCCCTCCGGGTTCTACGGCCGGGACGACTGTCACGGTCAACCAGGAGAACCACGTCAGCGTCACTGGCTCCGGTGATCCCCACGACACCGCTCAACAGATCGGAAATACGCAGCGCGACGTTAACGCGGGCATGGTCCGGGATCTGAAGGGAGCGGTCAGATAA
- a CDS encoding DUF4376 domain-containing protein: MTENSPELSEDIVVEEAVPVVSPPPPWAEWASIPVAGTDDPRALALAAGSAAGPSDMIIDDGRFYVRDVTQAALDAALTAGPVVDLIAYLKELRWRREVGGVTVEVGGAPVLVSTARGDDRATLHATLTAITMGLRADGATYNFVDGRPRAVSNADMQVAILAALSHVQAAFDLEMALTVEIEAGTITTTAQLDAAFSAA; the protein is encoded by the coding sequence GTGACCGAGAATTCCCCCGAGCTTTCCGAAGACATCGTCGTCGAGGAAGCCGTGCCCGTCGTTTCCCCTCCGCCGCCCTGGGCCGAATGGGCCTCGATCCCTGTCGCCGGGACCGACGACCCCCGCGCCCTGGCGCTGGCAGCAGGCAGCGCGGCCGGGCCGTCCGACATGATCATCGACGACGGCCGCTTCTACGTCCGCGACGTGACGCAGGCGGCACTCGACGCGGCGCTGACGGCCGGCCCTGTGGTCGATCTGATCGCCTATCTCAAAGAGCTGCGCTGGCGGCGGGAGGTCGGCGGCGTCACGGTCGAGGTCGGCGGCGCGCCTGTCCTGGTCTCGACGGCGCGCGGTGACGACCGCGCGACGCTGCATGCGACGCTGACCGCCATCACGATGGGCCTACGGGCAGACGGTGCGACCTACAATTTCGTCGATGGGCGCCCGCGCGCGGTCAGCAACGCGGACATGCAGGTAGCGATCCTTGCGGCCCTCTCGCATGTCCAGGCCGCTTTCGACCTTGAGATGGCGCTGACTGTCGAGATCGAAGCCGGCACGATCACCACGACCGCCCAGCTCGACGCGGCATTCAGCGCCGCCTGA